The following are from one region of the Ischnura elegans chromosome X, ioIscEleg1.1, whole genome shotgun sequence genome:
- the LOC124171298 gene encoding uncharacterized protein LOC124171298: MKEEIIIAVQSRPALWDKRNKHHHNRHVLDKEWKAVAAALNCTDKDVKLIWKNLRDEFRKQYSKTPRSGDAAPDSTSSWKFFDSMLFLRDQFVPRKSTGNLTDLSNDTNFDEGQLNDDFVEEQVDSLSVMDNEEGDRELTQIDIPSTPNQSGSNNSSPTPTLTSKRTTEEYTRTGYKKRLTNQAKIGQELVNIEKEKLKLKLNKVDEVNKNDEDVGFFNSLLPHVKTLDPRKKMMFRMKVQELLFDMAYSPEQEPSYKNRPSNPAMSHRYEYYPHTETSSFAHTSSHTPTPLTSPDIEEQRNVQKFTNM, from the exons ATGAAGGAGGAAATAATTATCGCAGTGCAAAGTCGTCCAGCTCTGTGGGACAAAAGAAACAAACACCACCACAACCGTCACGTGTTGGACAAAGAATGGAAGGCTGTAGCAGCCGCATTGAACTGTACAG ataAAGATGTGAAGCTAATCTGGAAAAATCTGCGAGATGAATTCCGGAAGCAATATAGCAAAACTCCTAGATCTGGAGATGCAGCTCCAGACTCAACATCATCGTGGAAATTTTTTGATTCTATGCTTTTCCTCCGGGACCAATTCGTTCCGAGGAAGTCAACAGGGAACCTGACTGATTTGTCCAACGACACTAACTTTGATGAAGGGCAACTGAACGACGATTTCGTTGAGGAGCAGGTGGATAGCCTTTCCGTGATGGATAACGAAGAAGGGGATCGTGAACTTACACAAATTGACATTCCGAGCACACCTAATCAAAGTGGAAGCAACAATTCGTCGCCTACACCTACACTTACATCAAAGAGAACCACGGAGGAGTACACCAGAACAGGGTACAAAAAACGATTAACAAATCAGGCAAAAATTGGCCAGGAATTAGTAAACATCgagaaagaaaaactaaaattaaaattgaacaaAGTGGATGAAGTTAACAAGAATGACGAAGATGTGGGTTTTTTTAACTCTCTACTACCACATGTAAAAACGTtggacccaagaaaaaaaatgatgttcAGGATGAAAGTTCAAGAATTATTATTCGACATGGCTTATTCACCGGAACAGGAACCATCGTACAAGAACCGTCCCTCAAACCCTGCCATGAGTCACCGGTATGAGTACTACCCTCACACTGAAACCAGTTCATTTGCCCACACTTCCTCTCATACACCGACTCCGCTAACATCACCAGATATTGAGGAACAACGCAATGTCCAGAAATTTACTAACATGTaa